The window GGAACAGTTTCTCGTCACGAGTACTGTTCCTCTTCTTTTGCTTCTTTTATCCCTTTGTACGTTTCATTTTCTACAAGTTTTTGATAAAAGTACATGAGGATTGCCTTGTTAGTGAAAACAAGCCAGAGCTGCCATCGGCTTAATTTCTTTAACGTCCATATTCCATGTTTTTCAAAAAAAGCATAAAAAGGAAATGCAAAAAACCATCCAAAGGCTAGGTTTACTAACATATACAGAGGGAATTTTCCGTACGTCCACTTTAAAATCCATAATGTACCTGCAAAAAATGGCCCTACCATTAAAGCGAATTCTCCAATTAAGGAAGGAAGGATTTTTTCTTTTATGACCCACCATTTTTTCTTGTAGGCGAAGTGACTTTCCATACAAAGATACAAGTTAATGAACGTTATCGCCGGTATAAAACGCCTTATCGACTTCCAACCTAATAACGGAAGCGTACTTGATGAAAGGATTACCATTAACCACAACATTTTTTTTTGCTTATTCATAGGACTTCATCCTTTTTCTGCTAGCATCGTTGATTATAGCTTGTGTTTTGGAAAAGGAAATATGATTTGTAGTTTTTGGAAAGATTGGTTTAGTCCCATTTACTCAAGTACTCATACACGACGTCTTGCACTACTTCAAAAAGATCCGAAGTCCCGTCGCTTTGGATTGTTTTTTGAACTTGTACGGCTAGTTCTATGTATTGTTGCTCCGTGAGCGGAGTGTGTTCATACTGTATGAAAGCATTTCGAATCATTTTTTCAATTAGTTTTATGTCCAACGTAAATTCACCTCGATGGGGGTATTATACTTTGTTTTAAGCAATCAGGATATAAATGTCTGAAAAGGACATAAAACCAAACGCTTTGTTCCTATATATTTTAACACCGTGTTTATAAAAAAATTTTACCATTGAAACAGAACGTATATTCCCTTACAATGAATACTATAATATAAATACGAACATATATTCTTTTGTGAGGTGAACTTTCATGGAGACAATCAATTACAGCCAGCTACCCAACAACAAGATATTGTGCGTCGATATGAAGAGTTTTTATGCAAGTTGTGCAGCGGTCATGATGGGGCAAGACCCGCTCACAAGCTACATTGCAGTCGTTGGAGATACGGAGCGACAAGGAAGCATTGTGCTTGCGGCCTCTCCAAAACTAAAACAAGAATTCAACATTAAAACGGGCTCTAGACTATTCGAAATACCAAACGACCCGCGCATTCAAATCGTGAATCCGAAGATGGCCACATACTTACGAATTTCCACTGAAATTACAAAGTTGTTCCATCAATTCGTACCGAAAGAAGCCATTCATACGTACAGCGTCGACGAAAGCTTTTTGAAATTAGACGGAGTGGAGTCCATTTGGGGAGATGCACACACCATTGCTGCAAAAATAAAAGAAGCCATCGAGCGCGAGTTTCAGCTCCCATGTGCGATTGGCATTGGCCCAAATATGTTACTGTCCAAGCTTTGTTTAGATCTTGAAGCAAAAAAGAAAGGCATCGCCGAGTGGACATATGAAGATGTGAAAACAAAACTTTGGCCATTGTCACCGCTAAAAGAAATGTGGGGAATTGGCTCACAAGTTCAAAAAACATTAAACAAAATGGGAATATTCAATGTAGGTCAGCTAGCCAACTACCCGTTAGAGTTATTAGAAAAAAAGTTCGGTGTGATGGGGAATCAGCTTTACTATCACGCATGGGGAATTGACCTATCCGAACTTGGCGCACCGATTATTCAAGGACAAATTAGCTTCGGAAAAAGTCAAATGTTGCTTCGGGACTACACAGACCCGACAGAAGTAAAACATGTTCTTCTTGAAATTTGTGAAGAAGTGGCAAGAAGAGCGCGTCACCACGGCAAAGCTGGTCGCACAATTAGTCTTGGAATCGGCTATAGTCGCGACGAATTAGGTGGCGGATTTTACCGATCCAAAACAATGGAAGGCCCAACGAACATCACGATGGACCTGTATGAAACATGCCTTCAACTTTTTAAAGAAAACTATGTAAACAAAACGGTTCGGAAAATTTCAGTGTCACTATCCAATATCGTCGATGATAGTGAGATGCAACTGAATTTGTTCGAACTCGACCGACCAAAACGAAGAGAGCTTGGGTATGTGATGGACCGAATCCGCAGTAAATATGGGTCAGATGCATTGCTGCGTGCTGTGTCATACACAAATGCCGGAACAGCAAGACACCGAAGCAGACTCGTTGGTGGACATAAAGCGTAAATAAATAAAGGAGGACAATCGCCATGATTCGTGACCGTGGAACAATTAAATGGACGTCCATGATGCTACCAGAGCACGTCAAAATGCTCCGCGATTGGACGAAAGAAGACTATTACGAAATCAAACCACAACTAGACGAACAACAAATCGAAATGATGAATGAGCAAATTGGCGAAGCGATGGAGTTCGGAAATGAAGTAACCATCACATACTACGAAAATAAACGCTATCAACTGTTTGTCGGTACGATTCACCATGTCGACCCAATGAAACGCCGCATGCACGTAGTCGACAAGTTCGGCGAAGTTTCCTACTTGCCATTAGGAGATGTATTGGATATTTCTTGAACATATTTCTTGGAAATATGAAGGATAAATACCTATTTAAGTAGAAGTTATTCTAACAATGGAGCAGTATAGGAAAATTGCTCAATTGAAGATAAACAGGAGGTATTTCTTTGCTGATTCTCGGATTTATTGGGTTGTTTTTAACGCTTTTTTCTATTGAAGCAAAACTTAGAAAAACAAATAAACAGAATGATGAAATAATAGACTTATTAAAGAAGTTAAATGACAAAAGTTAGGAAGATATTAAGCTAGCGGGTAGAGTGGAAAATTAAGAGGTGGATAGAAATGAAAAAAATTTTTTTATTAATTTTATTATCATTGATACTTTTAGGGTGCTCAAATGAAAAGGTACATGAAGAATTTTTTGATGAAAAGGTTAAATTAGAAGTGGAATCCATTTACTTGTCTCTAAGCATGAATGAAATTCTCGAGGAAATTCTTGAAGAAGAAGTGTTAAGTTTTAGCAATGCATATTTATTAAGTGAGAAAGCTCGTAGTTTATTTAATTCTCACGAGGAGTTAGTAAAATTAATGAGAAATATGAACGATGTTGATTCAGAACGAGCAGAAAGTAGTTCAGCCATCGGTGTTCTTCATTATGCAACAGATATTTTGTCTAGAAATATGATAGAGCCTCGAAAATTAGATGATTCTTCGTTGGAAATATTTAAGGCAATGCAATCCATTGTTGAGTATTGGAGTAATGAAATTCCACTTCAAAAAGGGATAATAAAACTGGAGTCTCATTTCGTAATCAAAGATGAATATTGGGAACATACATTTGAAGATGATTTTTGGCGTATAGCTACAAGCTTTTTTCATGAGGATAATGAGAGTTTAGAATTTAATTCCAATGTAAGTCATTTACAACAAGCTCTCCAAAAAAACTGGTAAAAAACGTTGAAAGAAATTAGCAACCATAATTCATTACACTACACAAAAAATAGAGTGCCAAAACATATTTTGTTTGGCACTCTATTTGATAAAGTTAACTATTTACTTTTTCTCAAACAACCCTAATCCAAGTAAGGCTTCTAATACTTCTTCGCCTTCGTCAGAAGAAATTTCAACCTCTTGACCAGGCTGTAGAGCTAACGCAAGTAGGCCAAGTAAGCTTTTCGCATCGACTACCCAATGCTCTTTCTTAAATAAGATTGTCCCAGGATAAGCACTTGTCGTATTCACAACACTACTCGCACTCTCAGCAAAAATTGGTTTAAGTACAGTAACTACCATTTCACAACACTCCTTTGTCTCTTTTTCCAAAACGTTTATACCTTTAGTATAGATTAAAACAACGAAACAACAAGCAATTTTTCATGAAATATATGGATATATTGTTAGAAAAGGAATGAGTAGAAGTGATATGATAAAAGAAATACGAAGTAGCGGGTGGAGCGGATGGATAAAAAGTTGATAGAAACGATAAGTGATTTTTTAATTAAAGAAGTAAATCCGTATTATATAACTGTTTTTGGATCAATGGCAAAAGGTACGGCAAGGAAAGATAGTGACATCGACATCGCATTTCTTTCAGACGAGAAATTCGAGCCATATGACCTGTTTATCATCGCTCAAGGATTAGCGTCCATTATAGATAGAGACGTTGATTTAATCGATTTAAATGAAGCATCCACAGTTTTTCAGGCCCAGATTGTTGGAACAGGAGAAATTATTTTTTGCACTGATGAATACCGCAAAGCAATTTTTGAAATGAAAACATTTAAGATGTACGCGAAATTAAATGAAGAACGAGAAGTGGTTTTTAAGAGGATTATGGAAAGTGGTCAAATATATGAAAAATAAAACGCTTGGGTTCATTAGAATCCAAGCGCTAAAAATGTAAATTAGTCTCCAAGAACCTTCTCAGCGCGAACGCAAGATTCGAAATTTCCTTTATGGGAAGCATCACAGAATGGTAAATTTTTTGATAAGCCACAGCGGCAAAGTGAGAATGCAGGCTTTGTTTCGAACTTATTCCCGTCCACATCTACAAGTTCTACATCACCAGTTACACGAAAAGCGCCGTTATCCATCACTTTAATTTGTACTTTTGACATTAGTAAATTCCTCCTTTTTCTCCGTATATTAGTATCGTATACATCATTGCCCAAATTCGCAACCTTTTAATCTACAAAAAAGTAGGAAGGAATGTCGCATTTAACAAGAAAAAACATGAAAATCACCATATAACAAAAAATATGGTACAATGCAAGTACAAACTTTTTTGGAGGCAAGTACGGTGAAAGTCACATTTACAGAACGCGCGCTGGAGAAAATTCAGCCTAAACTAGAAAACAATCCAACGAAATGGATGAAAATTAAATATGATACAGAAGGATGCGGCTGCGTTGTGAGCGGTGTTTCAGCACTATGGATTACGTCTGAAACAGAATGGGATGACGTAGAAGTAGACACTAATATAGAAAAGCTAGTAATGGAAAAATCAAAGCTTGTCTTTTTTGACGAAGACATGACAGTAGATTTTGTCGAGTCTGCTAATACCTTCATGCTAAAATGCCCAAGTCAAATCTTAAATCCACGTATGTCTTTAAAAGAAGTGGGGGCGTAATCATGAGTGATAAAACAAAATCATTAAAAAATATTGCAGCCCAAAAGACTTGGGTAAGCTTTTTAAACCATAATCACCCATACACGTTATTACACTGGTCGATCGGCGGTATTAACCACGACGATAAAGACGTATGGCTTATTCAAGACGAAGTCACATTTGAAGTACAAGAATTTGAAAGCCTAGATGCTGCGATTGAGTGGATAAAAGCAAATATGGACGGAATTACAGACGTACTAGGCTAAGC is drawn from Bacillus alkalisoli and contains these coding sequences:
- a CDS encoding YqzH family protein, whose amino-acid sequence is MDIKLIEKMIRNAFIQYEHTPLTEQQYIELAVQVQKTIQSDGTSDLFEVVQDVVYEYLSKWD
- a CDS encoding Y-family DNA polymerase → METINYSQLPNNKILCVDMKSFYASCAAVMMGQDPLTSYIAVVGDTERQGSIVLAASPKLKQEFNIKTGSRLFEIPNDPRIQIVNPKMATYLRISTEITKLFHQFVPKEAIHTYSVDESFLKLDGVESIWGDAHTIAAKIKEAIEREFQLPCAIGIGPNMLLSKLCLDLEAKKKGIAEWTYEDVKTKLWPLSPLKEMWGIGSQVQKTLNKMGIFNVGQLANYPLELLEKKFGVMGNQLYYHAWGIDLSELGAPIIQGQISFGKSQMLLRDYTDPTEVKHVLLEICEEVARRARHHGKAGRTISLGIGYSRDELGGGFYRSKTMEGPTNITMDLYETCLQLFKENYVNKTVRKISVSLSNIVDDSEMQLNLFELDRPKRRELGYVMDRIRSKYGSDALLRAVSYTNAGTARHRSRLVGGHKA
- a CDS encoding YolD-like family protein; the protein is MIRDRGTIKWTSMMLPEHVKMLRDWTKEDYYEIKPQLDEQQIEMMNEQIGEAMEFGNEVTITYYENKRYQLFVGTIHHVDPMKRRMHVVDKFGEVSYLPLGDVLDIS
- a CDS encoding HPr family phosphocarrier protein, with product MVVTVLKPIFAESASSVVNTTSAYPGTILFKKEHWVVDAKSLLGLLALALQPGQEVEISSDEGEEVLEALLGLGLFEKK
- the mntA gene encoding type VII toxin-antitoxin system MntA family adenylyltransferase antitoxin, giving the protein MDKKLIETISDFLIKEVNPYYITVFGSMAKGTARKDSDIDIAFLSDEKFEPYDLFIIAQGLASIIDRDVDLIDLNEASTVFQAQIVGTGEIIFCTDEYRKAIFEMKTFKMYAKLNEEREVVFKRIMESGQIYEK
- a CDS encoding CDGSH iron-sulfur domain-containing protein → MSKVQIKVMDNGAFRVTGDVELVDVDGNKFETKPAFSLCRCGLSKNLPFCDASHKGNFESCVRAEKVLGD
- a CDS encoding iron-sulfur cluster biosynthesis family protein, with amino-acid sequence MKVTFTERALEKIQPKLENNPTKWMKIKYDTEGCGCVVSGVSALWITSETEWDDVEVDTNIEKLVMEKSKLVFFDEDMTVDFVESANTFMLKCPSQILNPRMSLKEVGA
- a CDS encoding DUF2552 family protein, coding for MSDKTKSLKNIAAQKTWVSFLNHNHPYTLLHWSIGGINHDDKDVWLIQDEVTFEVQEFESLDAAIEWIKANMDGITDVLG